The genomic region ACACCGTGGGCCACCCACGCCTCCTGTAAAGCATGCAACTGCCCACCCTTTCCTAGGCCTTCTATGGTGGTTATTTCGCCGCCAGAAACTGATTCAACGGGTGTTGAACAGGAGCGCACGGGCTGCCCGTTCACATGCACGGTGCAGGCACCGCAAAGGCCGGCACCACAACCAAACTTGGTGCCCTTGAGCCCTAGTTCGTCACGCAGCACCCACAAAAGAGGCGTGTCTCCCTCGATATCCAGCGAGCGCTGCTCACCATTAACTATAAGGCTCAATGCCATTCCTGCTCTCTCCAACTGCTTGGCCTAGCTTTACGCGCCGGGCTCTTTAAGGCTCAGGTCTAAGGTGAACCATGCAACTCACGATTGTGTTGTTTGTCCCGGTCACCTTTACGCACCATGACATAAACCGCCCCGGTGCCGCCATGGCGCTTCTCGGCCGAGTGGAACGCCAGCACGCTCGGGAGTTCGGGCAGCCATTTAGCAAGGTGGCTTTTGAGCTGAGCTACGCCGTCTGGGTTACGCTCTCCCTTGCCGTGAAGGATTATGACCGATCGCAATCCATAACGAACGCAATCGGCGATGAATTGGAATACTTCTCGCCGCGCCAGCTCCACGGTCATCCGATGCAAATCCAGCCTTGCTTCAATGGCGTACTGCCCATGCTTGAGCTTGCGAAAAACACCATGCTGAATACCGGGGCGTTGCCAGCAGAGAATGTCGAGCGCGGTTAAGGGATCGACATTCTCGGAGGTCAGCGGGTTAGCATCTTTGAGTGGTCTCTCCACGGCAGCGCGCTGACGCTCCAAGTGGCCGGGCGTCAGTTCACGGGGCATGATTATCTCGGCGCGATTGGATTTTCGGATGCGCCGTACGTCCTTCATTGCCTCAAGAAAACTGAGGCGATCATTTTTGCTAGTCATGGCCGTACTTTCAATAACCTAATGAATGGTAGAACCTTACCACCGGGCGCGTTTCCCATAAAGAAAGCAGGAAGATTGCGCAGGTTTGCGACCAAAACCGTAGAGTAAATACACACCCCAGTGATCTACACTGTTTACTGACAACAATAACGAAGAAGCGGAGACGGCTATGGCAGCAGCAAACCAAGACAGCACACGCCCGCAGAACACCCGCGCCATTATGGGCTTCCTGCAAGCGCACGCCCCCTTCTCAAGCATGGACGAAGACCACCTCGCCCACTTTGCTGAGCATGCCACGCTGAGATTCTATGCCGACGGAGATGTGGTTCTATCGCCAGACGACGGTATCGTTAGAAAGTTTTACGTCGTTAAACAGGGACGGATCAGGGGCGAGCGCCTTAACCAGAAAGCTGACAAAACCGAAACCACGTTTGAGATCAGCCTTGGCGAGTGTTTTCCACTGGCCGCCATTATAGGTGAGCGGCCCACCCGGACACTGCACCGCGCCGCCGGAGACACGTTTTGCCTGAGCATCGAGCAAGACGCCTTCGTTACCCTGTTTTCCGAAAGCGAGTCATTCCGTGATTTCTGCCTGCGCGGTGTCAGCAGCCTGCTCGACCAAGTAAATCAGCGCATTCAGTCTGGCGCCATGGCGTCCATGGGATCCAGCATATCACTGAGCACGCCTCTTGAACGCTACGCCCTTCGCAACCCCATTGTGTGCTCGCCGGATTCGTCCGTGCGTAAAGCGGTCGCCCGCATGCATGAAAACGGTGTAGGCAGCATTGTGATCACCGACGACAGCCGACACCCAACCGGCATATTCACCCTTCGTGACCTGCGTACGATGATTGCCGAGAATGCGGGCAGTCTTGATGCCCCTGTGCACCAGTTCATGACGAAAGATCCCTGCTGCCTAACAGCACAAGCTGATGCGTTCGAAGCGGCTCTGCTGATGGCAGAACATCACTTCGCCCATCTTTGCGTGGTGGATGAAGAGAAAAAACTGATTGGTATAGTATCGGAACGGGATCTGTTCTCTCTGCAGCGAGTCGATCTGGTTAATCTAGCCCGCACCATCGGCACTGCAACGCATCTACGGACTCTGGTTAGCCTGCGCTCCGACGTATCCCGGCTAGTGGATGCCATGCTGGCCCACGGAGCTGACTCCGGCCAGGTTGTGAAAATCATTACCACGCTCAACGACGTCACCGTTCGGCGGGTTCTGGAACTGAATATCAAGAAAAATGACCCCGGCATTCCCTTCACCTGGCTCACCTTTGGCAGCGAAGGCCGGCAGGAGCAGACTCTGCTGACCGATCAGGATAACGGCATTCTGTTCAAGACCCCGGAAGGCATGACAGAGGATCAGGTACGTGAGAAGCTGCTGCCATTCGCCCGCACCGTCAACGACGAACTCGCCGAATGCGGTTTCACTCTGTGCAAGGGCAACATCATGGCCAGCAACCCCAAGCTGTGCCTGAGCGATCGAGAATGGGATGATTGGTTTATCCGTTTCATTGATGCATCCACTCCACAAAACCTCGTCTACTCATCTATCTTTCTGGATATGAGATCGGTGTTCGGCCCAACCGACTCTTTGCACCAACTCCTTGAAAGAGTACTCACAAGAATCCGCAAGAACGATCTGTTTCAGAAGATGCTTGCGGGTAACGCATTTCAGAGAAAACCGCCGCTGACTATGTTCCGCAACTTCCGTTATGTTTCTGACGGTAAAAAGCGCAGCCTAGATCTGAAACGCCAGGGCTTAGCACCTTTCGTGGAATCCGTGCGTGTGTTCGCGCTTGCCAACGGAGTGGAAAGCGCGAACACACTTGAGAGGATGGATGAGCTTGCCCAGAAAGGCGTTTTTGATGCCAAAGACGCCAATGCGTGGAAAGATGCGTATAGCCTCATTCAGGCCATCCGCATGAGGTCACATCAGGAAATGCTCGACAAGGGCGAAGAGCTCACCAACTACATAGACCCAGACGACCTGAATCCACTGGACAAGCGCATTCTCCGTGAATCGTTTCGGCAGGCTCAGCGTTTGCAACAAAAGCTCGAAATTACCTACCAACTCTAAACCCAGGCCGTCGCCCCATGTTGGAACAAATCAGACAATGGATTGAACGTCGCCGCGCAGGCCTAAACAGCAACATACCGCCCGAGAACATGCCTAATCCCAAAAGCCCGGGGGATCAGCTGCTCTCTGAGTGCCGCTTGATTGTGTTGGATCTCGAGACCACCGGCTTGCATGCAAACAAGGATGAGGTCATCGCCGTTGGCGCAGTTGCCATCACCGGTGGTGCCATCGACCTCAGCGATCAGTTCGACCTGATTTTGAGGCGTCCCGAGCTTGATATAACAAAGACAGTATTGATTCACGGAATCGGGACGGAAGCCCTCACCCAGGGCCATGAAACCGAAGATGCACTGCTTTTTCTTTTGGAATGGATGAATGGCGACCCAGTGCTTGCATACCACTCGGCATTCGATCAGAAATTTCTAGAAAAGACTCTTAAAACTGAGCTTGGATACACCAAGAACCATACCTGGATGGACGTAGCAGACCTACTACCTGCATTCTTTCCAAAGGCCCATACCAGTGGCAAGGGGCTTGATAACTGGGCCGACTTTTTTGGCCTTGAAGTCAGTGCAAGACACCACGCAGCTTCCGATGCTTTGGCAACCGCCGAACTAACGCTGATTGCACTGAACAAAGCCCACAAGGACGGCCTGAAAACCCTGAGGGAATTGCACGATAAACTGCGCTACCACCGCCGGCTAAAAAACATACACCGCATGTGATCTAACTATTTGAAACACCTAAAAAACAGACGCCTGTCACAGCAAAAGCCCATAATTAGACTTTTTGCCAATATCTATAAATCGCTTGACCAGTAAAGTCAAAGAGGAGAACAAGTAGGGGGAGTACTAACATGAATAACAAACTCTCTGGCTCGCTCAGCTCACTAAAAAGTTACTACATACCAAAAACAACAAGACAGGAGTAATCCTATGTCAGGTCATAGCTACGATGCTGAACAGTACTGGAAGGCGAACCTTCGCCTTATATTCGGGAGCCTTATCATATGGGCTCTCGTTTCCTATGGTTTCGCAATCCTTCTACGCCCCATGCTCTCCGGAATTGCTATCGGTGGCACGGATTTGGGCTTCTGGTTCGCGCAGCAAGGCTCTATTCTCACGTTCATTGCACTGATCTTCCACTACGCGTGGCGCATGAACAGACTCGATAAAAAATTCGGCGTGGACGAGGAGTAAGCGGATGAGTCAATTTGCGATTAACATTATGTTCGTAGGGGGATCCTTCCTCATCTACATCATGATTGCTGTCTGGGCCAGGGCCGGAAGCACTAAAGATTTCTACGTCGCCGGCGGCGGCATTCACCCCATCACCAACGGTATGGCGATTGGTGCCGACTGGATGTCAGCAGCGTCATTCATCTCCATGGCGGGTATCATTGCAGCCGGTGGCTATGCAAGCTCAGCCTACTTGATGGGCTGGACCGGCGGGTACGTTCTGCTGGCTATGCTTCTTGCACCTTACCTGCGTAAATTCGGTAAGTTCACGGTTCCGGAGTTTATTGGTGACCGGTTCTATAGCAAGCAGGCACGCTTGGTAGCGGTTGTCTGCCTGATCACTGCCTCTTTGACCTACGTTATCGGCCAGATGGCCGGCGCTGGCGTGGCCTTCTCCCGGTTCTTGGAAGTGGATGCCACTACGGGCTTGATTATTGCTGCGGTCGTTATCTTCATCTACTCGGTACTTGGTGGCATGAAGGGCATAACTTACACGCAGGTTGCTCAATATTGCGTGCTGATCCTTGCCTACACCATTCCAGCTGTCTTTATTTCCCTGCAGCTGACGGATAACCCAATCCCAGCGATAGGTTTGTTCTCCACTCATATCGATTCGGGAATGCCGATTCTGGACAAACTGAACCAGGTTATTACGGATCTAGGCTTCAGAGAGTATACTGCAGATGTCGACAGCCACCTGAACATGGTGCTGTTTACCCTGACTCTGATGATCGGTACCGCCGGCCTACCCCACGTTATTATTCGCTTCTTCACCGTTCCAAAAGTAGCTGATGCTCGCTGGTCTGCTGGCTGGGCTCTGGTATTCATTGCGCTGTTATACCTCACAGCCCCGGCTGTTGCATCCATGGCTCGCCTGAACCTGATGTCCACCATTTATCCGGATGGCACCGCTGCTGAGCCGATTCAATACGATAACCGCCCGAACTGGATCAAAGAGTGGGAAATCACAGGGCTGATCACATTCCAGGACAAGAATGAGGACGGTCGTATCCAACTGTACAACGATGACTCGTCTGAAGAAGGCAAGGCGTTCCAGGATGAGGCAGAAGCCCGCGGCTGGGAAGGCAACGAGCTCGACGTAAACCGCGACATTCTGGTGCTCGCTAACCCCGAGATTGCTAATCTGCCCGGCTGGGTCATCGGTCTGATCGCAGCCGGTGGTCTGGCAGCTGCATTGTCGACGGCGGCAGGCCTGCTATTGGCCATATCCTCGGCGATCAGTCACGACTTGATCAAAGGCTCAATTAATCCCGGTATTACGGAAAAAGGTGAGCTGCTGGCAGCGCGAATATCGATGGCCGTTGCAATTGTGGTAGCAACTTGGCTGGGCGCTAACCCTCCAGGGTTCGCCGCTCAGGTTGTTGCTTTGGCATTCGGTATTGCGGCCGCCTCATTGTTCCCGACTCTGATGATGGGTATCTTCTCGAAGCGCATCAACAATAAGGGTGCTGTCGCGGGTATGCTGTGCGGCTTGGTGTTCACCTTGTCGTACATCTTCGTGTACAAGGGATGGTTCTTCATTCCGGGCACGGCCAACCTTGCAGATATCGCAGAGAACTGGGTATTTGGAATCTCTCCACTGTCGATTGGTGCAATCGGTGCCCTCGTCAACTTTGCGGTAGCCTTCGCTGTATCTAACGCAACTGATGAGCCACCCATTGAGATTCAAGAACTGGTTGAAAGCGTTCGCTACCCACGCGGTGCCGGAAAAGCTCAAGACCACTAAGCAACAACTTAGCCTGATATACTCAATGAGTTGACAGGTTGTTACTGAGCGGGCTTCCTCTATGAGGGAGCCCGTTCTTTTTTTAAGGAAACACGTATATGTTTTGGACTTTTGTCGCCACTGTAATCTGTGGGCTGGGCGCCGCTGGCATAGCTCTCGGAATACGGGCAGTCACCCGCAACAGGGCACCTAAATGGCTTATCCCGGTATTTGCCGGCGCAGGTATGCTGGGCTACCTGATATACGGAGAGTATGCATGGTACGACCATAAACAGTCGCGTTTACCTACCGAGGCTGTGGTTGTGAGCACGGAGAGTAAAGGGATTTATTGGCGCCCCTGGACTATGGTCTATCCTTATGTGACTGCTTTTTCCACGGTGGACACGAAAAGCATCGCGCGGGACACCAACAACCCGAATATTATTCGTTTTACCCTCTATCGATTTGAGCAAAAGATCACAGACACAGTCTCTCACCGGATCCACATTATTAACTGCGCAACTCGGGAGCTGGTTCCAATCGGCTCTGATGGAACACCGCGGGTAGACAACCTCAAAACTCTGAATGGCAGTGACGTACTCTATTCCACTGTGTGTGCCGGCTGAAACTCTGGTAAATGGGGGCAGGTAACCCGCCCTACCTGACGGAATTGTATAAATATGATTAGTGTCTGGTTGCTGGTTTTAATATCCATCACCTACATTTCGGTCCTGTTTATCATCGCCTGGGCGGGAGATAAACACCCCGGGCTGTATCGCAGGCGCCTTGCGCGGACGCATGTTTATTCACTGTCACTGGCGGTCTACTTCACCTCCTGGACCTTCTACGGCGCCGTGGGAAGGGCCACTCAGGAGGGGCTGGGCTTTCTACCCATTTATCTCGGGCCCTTGCTGGTTTTTGTTTTCTGCGCACCACTTTTGCGCCGAATCATTTACATAAGTAAGCGTAACAACAGCACCTCCATCGCCGATTTCATTGCCTCCCGGTACGGCAAATCCCAGCTGTTGGCTGCCATGATCGCAACCTTCGCCTTGATTGGCAGCGTGCCCTACATCGCGCTGCAACTAAAGGCCATCGCCATGGGTTTCAGTGTGTTGTCCAGCACAGGCACGGGCACCCGGGAGCTGAGTACCGCAGCCTGGAACGATGCGGCTTGGTACATCACCCTGGCGCTGACGGCATTTACCGTGCTTTTTGGCACCCGCCACTTGGAGTCGACTGAACACCATCGCGGCATGATTCAAGCTGTGGCCTTTGAGTCACTGATCAAGCTCGTTGCCTTTGTTGCCGTTGGGCTGTTTGTTGGGTACGGGCTTTATAACGGCTTTGGCGACTTATTGGACAATGTAAAGCAGGCGGATCTTAGTGGCATTCTTACAACAGATGCCATTGAGGCGCCGGCATTTATCACCCAAACTCTCGTTGCGATGCTGGCCATCATCTGCTTGCCACGGCAGTTTCACGTAATGGTGGTAGAGAACGCCGACCACCGCGATTTCGAAGTTGCCCGCTGGGCCATGCCGGTTTATCTCATTGTGGCTAGCGCATTTGTGCTACCTATTGCTGCAGCGGGTCTGTTGGCTCCAGAAGCCATAGCCAGCAACCCCGACATCCTCATCCTTCAGCTGCCCATCATGGCCGGCAAAGAGTGGCTGGCCATTCTTGCATTCCTTGGTGGCGGCTCCGCAGCGGCTGCCATGGTTATCGTATGCTCTGTCGCCATTGCCACGATGGTGAGCAATGAAATCGTCATGCCGGCTTTGCTTAAGTTCTTCAGGCCACGGATGAATCGCCAGGCCGACCTTAGCTCTCTGCTACTCGGCATCCGCAGGGTCGCCATCTTTGTGGTTCTACTGATTGCTTACGGCTTTTACCGGATGGCGGGAAAAGATTACAGCCTGACCTCGTTCGGGCTCCTGTCCTTTGCTGCAGCAGCACAATTTGGCCCGGCGCTTGTGGGCGGCATTCTCTGGCGCCGCGGTAATGCCACAGGTGCAACATGGGGCCTAGCTCTCGGTTTTTTTCTGTGGTGTTACACCTTGCTCCTGCCTGCACTGGCATCAACGGGCTGGTTTACCGACTCGCTAATCAACGAGGGTATCTGGGGGCTTCACTGGACAAGGCCAACCGCGCTATTCGGGCTGAAACTCGACCAGACCAGCCACGGCATTATCTGGAGCCTGGGTATCAATACGCTGGTCTACGTGGTGCTTTCTCTGGTCACACGTCAGCGGGTGCGTGAGAAAATCCAGATTGCCTCGTTTTTTCAGGATCCCCACCCCAAAGGCGATACGATCCAGCATCAAAGCTGGCAGGAGGAGATACTAACGTCGGATCTGCAGGCTCTCACCGACAGATTCATGGGCGAAGAGCGCTCAGAAGTTGTATTCCGAAATTACGAACGTCGCAATGCCATAAGGCTGCACCTGCATCGCCCAGCTTCCTCTCACCTGATGAAATACGTAGAGCGCCAACTCGCGTCGGTGATTGGCGCGTCCACCGCACGGGTGGTTCTGGAATCGACCCTAACGGGTCGAGACATGCAGATCGAAGACGTGGTCAGCATTGTTGATGAAGCATCACAGGCCATGACGTTCAGCCGGGAGTTGCTGCAGTCGGCTATCGAGAACATTAGCCTAGGCGTATCAGTGGTCAATCAGCAACAACAACTGGTGGTCTGGAACCATCGTTATTTGGAACTGTTCGCCTATCCGAAGGGGTTTGTAAGAGTCGGACGCCCGGCAGAAGACCTGATGCGCTATAACCTCACCAATTCCAACCTACCGGCCCGGCGAATTGATGAGATCGTTGCCAACCACTACGGCAACATGCGCGAAGGCCAGCTTATTTCTTATGAACGCCAAAGACCGGACGGAACAATTGTTCGAATAGACGGCAGCCCGATCCCCGGTGGCGGCTACGTAACCACATTCCAGGATATTACAGCGATGCGCCGCACTGAGCAGGCGCTTAAAGAAACCAACACCTATCTCGAGCAGCGGGTTAAAGAACGCACCCAGGAGCTGCAGGTTATCAACGAACAAATGCTTAAAGCCAAGTCCGTTGCTGAGCAAGCAAATCAAAGCAAAACTCGCTTTCTAGCCTCGGCAAGCCACGACCTACTGCAGCCACTGAATGCCGCGCGCCTATTTACATCAGCGCTTGCAGGCAAAGAAAACAACACCGAAACAAAAGAGCTTGTGGATCATATCGACAGTTCACTCGGGGCGGCAGAAGAGATCATCAGTACCCTCCTCGACATTTCCAAACTCGATGCGGGCGCGCTGGAACCGGAACTTGGCGTGTTCCCGGTTAACGACATTATGCGTCACTTGGCCACCGACTTTACTGCTATTGCGGAAGACCAAGGCCTTAAGCTTCATGTCGTACCTAGCAGCGCCTGGATCCACTCAGATTCCAAGCTCCTGCGCCGGGTTGTACAGAACTTTCTGTCCAACGCAATACGCTACACCCCTGATGGGAAAATTCTGTTGGGCTGCCGCCGCCTCAAAGGGTATTTGCGCATAGAGGTGTGGGACACCGGCCCCGGTATACCAGAGGATCAGCTAACCTTTATTTTCGAAGAGTTCCGTCGCTTTCAGCACGGCCGAGACAAGAAGGGCCTTGGCCTCGGCCTCGCGATCGTCGACCGGATCAGTGGCATGCTGAACCATCCTGTAAGCGTTCAATCGGTTCAGGGAAAAGGCAGTGTTTTTGGTATAACCGTTCCCCTTGCCCAAGCAGATCAGGCGTACCAGGCGGCTGAAACATCAGCTACAAGCTCGCGGCGCGTTTCTAGCCTTGGCGGCCTGAACGTTCTTTGTATCGACAACGACCCCGCAATCCTGCAGGGAATGGTTGCGCTTCTGGGGAACTGGAAATGCAATGTCACAGCTGCTGAAAGCTTAGAAGACGCCCTAGAGAAACCTCAGGGTAGACAGCCAGATATTATACTTGCAGATTATCAGCTTGATGATGACAAGAACGGTCTGGATGCTATGGACGCAATACGCAGTGCAGGGGGCTACGACATACCGGGCATATTGATTACCGGATATACGGCTCCCGACGTTCGCGACGAGGCGATTGAGCGAGGGTATCAAATTCTCTATAAGCCGGTTAAGCCTGCGGCTTTGAGAGCCATGGTGAACAAACTACTGAAACAAAAGCGCTCATGAGCACGCTCGCGAACAAATCAGCCTCTGACACAAGCGCCTTCGCAAAGCTCACCTATCTTGTGATCGACGACTTTGAAAACTTCCGGATCTCAATGCGCCATATGCTTCGCAGCTGTGGTGCCGTCAATATTGAGTTGGTTGCCGACGCCAGACCCGCGGTGCAGTACTGCACATACAATCATGTAGACGTAGTGCTATGCGACTATAATTTGGGTGAGGGCAAGAATGGCCAGCACATTCTGGAGGAGCTTCGCCACAAGAAGCTTTTAAAACGATCGTCACTTTTTTTAATGGTAACCTCGGAGACGTCCCGGGAAATGGTTATGGGGGCCCGCGAAAACCAGCCCGACGCCTACCTCACAAAGCCGATGAATCGCGCTATGCTGGAAAAGCGCCTGGGTAGCCTAATCAACCAACGCAACGCCTTGTTTCCGATCAACCGTGAAATCGACCGGGAAAATTATCCAGAAGCTATCTCACTCTGTGTTACGGCTCTGGCCCGACTGCCACGCTATAAAACCTGGCTTATGAAAACCCTCGGGGAACTCTATTTTCTACTAGGGGATCTTTCCCATGCCATTAAAGTGTACGACGAAGTTCTCTCCCAACGCGAGTTACCGTGGGCCAGATTCGGGCGCGACAAAGTATTACTGGCCAACCATCGTTACGACGAAGCTGTGGAGAGCCTGCAACAACTAATAGCCAACCACCCTGATTATATGGAAGCCTATGACTTTCTAGCAGATGGCCTTGAGCGCCTGAATAGACCGGGACAGGCGCAGAAAATTCTGGAGCGGGCAGCTGACTATTCACCCCATGCATTGCTCCGTCAAAAACACTTAGCTGAATTGGCGGAATCCAACCAAGACATGGAAACCGCCGCAAAGTCATGGCGAAAAACAGTCAGCTTGGGGACTCATTCCATTCATGACAGTGCCGGCCACTATCTCTCCTTGAGCCATACCCTGTGCGACCTGAGTGAAGGCAATACGGACAAAGAGGGTGAGACGCTTGCAAACGAAGCATTTTCAACTCTTGGCTGCTTGGAAAAGCGCTTCCCAGCCAACGATATTCTTGAACTTCGTAGCAAGATTATCCAGTGCCGGATCTACGCGGGCCAAAAACACCTACAAGAAGCCGAAGTAATGCTGGACGGTATTCGGCCGAAGCTAAAGAACACCCGCTCGCTGGGCTTAGAAACAGGCCTAGACTACGCAAAAACACTCTATCGCCTTGGCCACGGAATTGAGGCCAAAACATTGCTTGGGGAGCTGGCAGAGCAGTTTGGTGAAAACCCTGGCGCTATCAAAAAAATAGAAAATTTGTTGGATGAGCCAGTAAGCTTTCGTACGAAAATCAAAGCTCGCCGTCTTAATCGAGAAGGCATAGCAGCCTTTGAATCCGGCAATCTCAAAGAGGCCCGAAGTATCTTCGCCAAAGCCCTAGAAATGATACCGGATCACCCAGCCCTGAACCTAAACCAGGTTCAAGTGCTGATAAAAGAGCATGAGACCACCGCGGGAGTCAAGGATCTGACGGAACGCTGCCAGTATCACCTAAGCCGGATGGCTGAGCTGCCTGAGCAGCATGGACAATATCGACGCTACCTTGCTCTGCAACGTAAATTGAAGGCACTGAACCAATGAAAAACCGCAATATCAACTTCTCCATGGTTCTGGCATTGGCCGTGCATGACATGA from Marinobacter sp. LV10R510-11A harbors:
- a CDS encoding tetratricopeptide repeat-containing response regulator, with amino-acid sequence MSTLANKSASDTSAFAKLTYLVIDDFENFRISMRHMLRSCGAVNIELVADARPAVQYCTYNHVDVVLCDYNLGEGKNGQHILEELRHKKLLKRSSLFLMVTSETSREMVMGARENQPDAYLTKPMNRAMLEKRLGSLINQRNALFPINREIDRENYPEAISLCVTALARLPRYKTWLMKTLGELYFLLGDLSHAIKVYDEVLSQRELPWARFGRDKVLLANHRYDEAVESLQQLIANHPDYMEAYDFLADGLERLNRPGQAQKILERAADYSPHALLRQKHLAELAESNQDMETAAKSWRKTVSLGTHSIHDSAGHYLSLSHTLCDLSEGNTDKEGETLANEAFSTLGCLEKRFPANDILELRSKIIQCRIYAGQKHLQEAEVMLDGIRPKLKNTRSLGLETGLDYAKTLYRLGHGIEAKTLLGELAEQFGENPGAIKKIENLLDEPVSFRTKIKARRLNREGIAAFESGNLKEARSIFAKALEMIPDHPALNLNQVQVLIKEHETTAGVKDLTERCQYHLSRMAELPEQHGQYRRYLALQRKLKALNQ